In Malus sylvestris chromosome 16, drMalSylv7.2, whole genome shotgun sequence, the following are encoded in one genomic region:
- the LOC126606912 gene encoding probable protein phosphatase 2C 40 isoform X1, which produces MQGDGVSNYALRTTIMLGETMVKPEGELKVSFGYQCNSNRGSFCEDSGEYETLPEFRRNSSFSCLSGAALSANATLANTNICNGLIGAEILPSWDSPNSFRRVPSSPSMSRLDILSSSFQSSISNLSCSPSTPDSDSYLMKSTSPSRNDSFLSGMEVQVAGGPAGEDRVQAVCSEENGWLFCAIYDGFNGRDAADFLAGTLYETIVFHFNSLDWESSQESNKASNDLDIDESLPYIGDDTTISGERFSSRIYAHKDSSFDNTSKNAPCAKVKTLTDSFRHGVLDSLQRALSQAENDFLCMVDQEMVDRPDLVSVGCCVLVALLHGKDLYTLNLGDSRAVLATYGDGYLMSGSDRLKAIQLTDSHTVDDESERMRVLCEHPDDPMTVVAGKVKGKLKVTRAFGVGYLKKKKLNDALMGILQVRNLISPPYVSTQPALNVHRISKSDCFVVLGSDGLFDFFTNDEAVKLVHSYILSNPSGDPAKFLLEQLVVRAANSAGLSMEELMNIPAGRRRKYHDDVTVIVIMLGTNQRTTKASTCV; this is translated from the exons ATCATGCTAGGAGAAACTATGGTTAAACCTGAAGGAGAGCTAAAAGTAAGCTTTGGCTATCAATGCAATAGCAACAGAGGCAgtttttgtgaggattccggTGAATATGAAACCCTGCCTGAATTCCGAAGGAACAGTAGTTTCTCTTGCTTGTCTGGTGCTGCCTTAAGTGCAAATGCCACTCTGGCAAACACAAATATCTGCAATGGTTTGATAGGGGCAGAAATACTTCCTAGTTGGGACTCTCCTAATTCATTTCGTAGAGTTCCCTCTTCACCGTCTATGTCAAGGTTGGATATATTATCATCTTCTTTTCAGAGTAGTATATCGAACTTAAGTTGCAGTCCATCTACGCCTGATTCTGATTCTTACTTAATGAAATCCACGAGTCCTTCCAGAAATGATAGTTTTCTTAGTGGCATGGAAGTGCAAGTGGCAGGTGGACCTGCTGGTGAAGACAGGGTCCAAGCTGTTTGTTCTGAAGAAAATGGGTGGCTCTTTTGTGCAATTTATGACGGTTTCAATGGAAGAGACGCAGCTGATTTTCTGGCTGGGACACTGTATGAAACCATTGTATTTCACTTTAATTCATTAGACTGGGAATCAAGTCAGGaatccaacaaagcttctaaTGATCTAGATATAGATGAGTCCCTTCCATACATAGGAGATGATACTACTATTAGCGGGGAAAGATTTTCATCCAGAATTTATGCACACAAGGATTCAAGTTTTGACAATACCTCTAAGAATGCTCCATGTGCTAAAGTAAAAACATTAACTGATTCGTTTAGGCATGGGGTGCTTGATAGCCTCCAACGAGCTCTTAGTCAGGCTGAGAATGACTTTCTATGCATGGTTGACCAGGAAATGGTGGATCGCCCAGATTTAGTTTCTGTTGGGTGTTGTGTTTTAGTTGCACTTCTACATGGGAAGGATTTGTATACACTTAATTTAGGTGACAGCCGAGCTGTATTGGCAACATATGGTGATGGTTATTTAATGAGTGGGAGTGATAGGTTAAAAGCTATCCAGCTCACTGATAGTCATACAGTTGATGACGAAAGTGAGAGAATGAGAGTTTTGTGTGAACATCCTGACGATCCCATGACCGTCGTGGCTGGAAAAGTAAAGGGGAAATTGAAGGTCACTCGAGCTTTTGGAGTTGGTTACTTGAAAAAG AAAAAACTGAATGATGCATTGATGGGAATTCTTCAAGTTCGTAACCTCATAAGCCCACCATACGTTTCCACTCAACCAGCGTTGAATGTGCACAGAATATCAAAATCAGATTGCTTTGTAGTACTTGGTAGTGATGGCTTGTTTGACTTTTTTACGAATGACGAGGCAGTAAAGCTTGTCCATTCCTATATCTTGAGCAACCCCTCCGGCGACCCTGCTAAGTTTCTGCTCGAGCAGCTTGTAGTGAGAGCAGCCAATTCTGCAG GTCTCAGCATGGAAGAACTCATGAACATTCCGGCAGGAAGGCGGAGGAAGTATCACGATGATGTAACAGTAATTGTGATTATGCTGGGTACAAATCAGCGCACGACAAAGGCATCAACTTGCGTGTAA
- the LOC126606912 gene encoding probable protein phosphatase 2C 40 isoform X2 produces MLGETMVKPEGELKVSFGYQCNSNRGSFCEDSGEYETLPEFRRNSSFSCLSGAALSANATLANTNICNGLIGAEILPSWDSPNSFRRVPSSPSMSRLDILSSSFQSSISNLSCSPSTPDSDSYLMKSTSPSRNDSFLSGMEVQVAGGPAGEDRVQAVCSEENGWLFCAIYDGFNGRDAADFLAGTLYETIVFHFNSLDWESSQESNKASNDLDIDESLPYIGDDTTISGERFSSRIYAHKDSSFDNTSKNAPCAKVKTLTDSFRHGVLDSLQRALSQAENDFLCMVDQEMVDRPDLVSVGCCVLVALLHGKDLYTLNLGDSRAVLATYGDGYLMSGSDRLKAIQLTDSHTVDDESERMRVLCEHPDDPMTVVAGKVKGKLKVTRAFGVGYLKKKKLNDALMGILQVRNLISPPYVSTQPALNVHRISKSDCFVVLGSDGLFDFFTNDEAVKLVHSYILSNPSGDPAKFLLEQLVVRAANSAGLSMEELMNIPAGRRRKYHDDVTVIVIMLGTNQRTTKASTCV; encoded by the exons ATGCTAGGAGAAACTATGGTTAAACCTGAAGGAGAGCTAAAAGTAAGCTTTGGCTATCAATGCAATAGCAACAGAGGCAgtttttgtgaggattccggTGAATATGAAACCCTGCCTGAATTCCGAAGGAACAGTAGTTTCTCTTGCTTGTCTGGTGCTGCCTTAAGTGCAAATGCCACTCTGGCAAACACAAATATCTGCAATGGTTTGATAGGGGCAGAAATACTTCCTAGTTGGGACTCTCCTAATTCATTTCGTAGAGTTCCCTCTTCACCGTCTATGTCAAGGTTGGATATATTATCATCTTCTTTTCAGAGTAGTATATCGAACTTAAGTTGCAGTCCATCTACGCCTGATTCTGATTCTTACTTAATGAAATCCACGAGTCCTTCCAGAAATGATAGTTTTCTTAGTGGCATGGAAGTGCAAGTGGCAGGTGGACCTGCTGGTGAAGACAGGGTCCAAGCTGTTTGTTCTGAAGAAAATGGGTGGCTCTTTTGTGCAATTTATGACGGTTTCAATGGAAGAGACGCAGCTGATTTTCTGGCTGGGACACTGTATGAAACCATTGTATTTCACTTTAATTCATTAGACTGGGAATCAAGTCAGGaatccaacaaagcttctaaTGATCTAGATATAGATGAGTCCCTTCCATACATAGGAGATGATACTACTATTAGCGGGGAAAGATTTTCATCCAGAATTTATGCACACAAGGATTCAAGTTTTGACAATACCTCTAAGAATGCTCCATGTGCTAAAGTAAAAACATTAACTGATTCGTTTAGGCATGGGGTGCTTGATAGCCTCCAACGAGCTCTTAGTCAGGCTGAGAATGACTTTCTATGCATGGTTGACCAGGAAATGGTGGATCGCCCAGATTTAGTTTCTGTTGGGTGTTGTGTTTTAGTTGCACTTCTACATGGGAAGGATTTGTATACACTTAATTTAGGTGACAGCCGAGCTGTATTGGCAACATATGGTGATGGTTATTTAATGAGTGGGAGTGATAGGTTAAAAGCTATCCAGCTCACTGATAGTCATACAGTTGATGACGAAAGTGAGAGAATGAGAGTTTTGTGTGAACATCCTGACGATCCCATGACCGTCGTGGCTGGAAAAGTAAAGGGGAAATTGAAGGTCACTCGAGCTTTTGGAGTTGGTTACTTGAAAAAG AAAAAACTGAATGATGCATTGATGGGAATTCTTCAAGTTCGTAACCTCATAAGCCCACCATACGTTTCCACTCAACCAGCGTTGAATGTGCACAGAATATCAAAATCAGATTGCTTTGTAGTACTTGGTAGTGATGGCTTGTTTGACTTTTTTACGAATGACGAGGCAGTAAAGCTTGTCCATTCCTATATCTTGAGCAACCCCTCCGGCGACCCTGCTAAGTTTCTGCTCGAGCAGCTTGTAGTGAGAGCAGCCAATTCTGCAG GTCTCAGCATGGAAGAACTCATGAACATTCCGGCAGGAAGGCGGAGGAAGTATCACGATGATGTAACAGTAATTGTGATTATGCTGGGTACAAATCAGCGCACGACAAAGGCATCAACTTGCGTGTAA